The proteins below are encoded in one region of Sandaracinaceae bacterium:
- a CDS encoding cation-transporting P-type ATPase, with protein sequence MFGPPTAPWSSEIARCAALLEVDLETGLAEDEPARRRARFGANALRRIEARGALHILGAQLKSAIVALLAVGAAISVAFGQHVEGAAIAAVIVLNTALGFFTELRAVRSMEALRALGEVTTKVRRAGRPRAIAATELVPGDVVLVEAGDVISADLRVTEASALAADESTLTGESVPVDKSGQPTAEDASLAERTSMLFKGTTITRGTGEGVVVGTGMETELGRISALVEEADDQDTPLERRIAALSRQLGVVSLGFVALATGLGIARGESLLLMLQSAVALAVATVPEGLPVVATIALARGMWRMARRNVLVERLSAVETLGSTSLVLTDKTGTLTENRLRAAELVVDAEAVVLTEAVVLSDRGPTSETTRRLIETAVLASDAVATPEPVGDPIDVALVALGEQLGVRRAALLDETPELCELAFDPRTKLCATEHRTTGGVRIAVKGAPEAVLARCSHALGDGGATPLDPALRERWRRANEAAAARGLRVIAVATRDVDRALTADEAYAELTLLGLVGLLDPPRPTVKRALDAARDAGVKVVVATGDQAPTAAAVATAVGLAEGATLRVMAGDDIPELDAPDAKHGEVLSADVIARATPAQKLRLLRLHQRAGAVVAMLGDGVNDAPALQQADIGVAMGKRGTQVARQAADMVLEDDELGSVVVAIEQGRVIFQNLRAFVVYLLGCNLAEIFVIGVATAIGWPLPILPLQILFLNLVTDVFPALALGVGEGDPSVMRAPPRAPNEAFLTRRHWSAIGAHAAALTLAVLVAYGLGLSVLGLDVAGARTMAFATLGFGQVWHVFDMADPRAPLLRNDVTRNRFVWGAVGLCVGLILTAVLAPGLRDLLSAAPIPAAAWATTLALSVLPLTLIQAARTARRRSARAARA encoded by the coding sequence GTGTTTGGGCCCCCGACCGCGCCGTGGTCCTCGGAGATCGCGCGCTGCGCCGCGCTCCTCGAGGTGGATCTCGAGACGGGGCTCGCGGAGGACGAGCCCGCGCGTCGACGGGCGCGCTTCGGCGCCAACGCGCTCCGCCGCATCGAGGCCCGCGGCGCCCTGCACATCCTGGGCGCGCAGCTGAAGAGCGCGATCGTGGCTCTGTTGGCGGTGGGCGCGGCGATCTCGGTCGCGTTCGGACAGCACGTGGAAGGAGCGGCCATCGCGGCGGTGATCGTGCTCAACACCGCGCTCGGCTTCTTCACCGAGCTGCGCGCGGTGCGCTCGATGGAGGCGCTGCGCGCGCTCGGCGAGGTCACCACCAAGGTGCGACGCGCGGGCCGACCGCGCGCCATCGCGGCGACCGAGCTGGTGCCGGGGGACGTCGTGCTCGTGGAGGCGGGGGACGTGATCTCGGCCGACCTGCGGGTGACCGAGGCCTCCGCGCTCGCGGCCGACGAGTCGACGCTCACCGGGGAGTCGGTCCCGGTCGACAAGAGCGGCCAGCCCACCGCGGAGGACGCCTCTCTCGCCGAGCGCACCTCGATGCTCTTCAAGGGGACGACCATCACGCGCGGCACGGGCGAGGGCGTGGTGGTCGGGACGGGCATGGAGACCGAGCTCGGCCGGATCAGCGCGCTGGTCGAGGAGGCGGACGATCAGGACACGCCCCTCGAGCGGCGGATCGCGGCGCTGAGCCGGCAGCTCGGCGTGGTCTCGCTCGGCTTCGTGGCGCTGGCGACCGGTCTGGGCATCGCGCGCGGCGAGTCGCTGCTCCTGATGCTGCAGTCCGCGGTCGCGCTCGCGGTGGCCACCGTGCCCGAGGGATTGCCGGTCGTGGCGACCATCGCGCTCGCGCGCGGCATGTGGCGCATGGCCAGACGCAACGTGCTGGTGGAGCGGCTGTCCGCGGTGGAGACGCTCGGCTCGACCAGCCTCGTGCTGACCGACAAGACCGGCACCCTGACCGAGAACCGGCTGCGCGCGGCGGAGCTCGTCGTCGACGCGGAGGCCGTCGTGCTCACGGAGGCCGTCGTGCTCTCGGATCGAGGCCCGACGTCCGAGACGACGCGACGCCTGATCGAGACCGCCGTCCTGGCGAGCGACGCGGTCGCGACGCCCGAGCCGGTCGGCGACCCGATCGACGTCGCGCTCGTCGCGCTCGGGGAGCAGCTCGGCGTCCGGCGAGCCGCGCTGCTCGACGAGACGCCTGAGCTCTGCGAGCTCGCCTTCGATCCTCGCACCAAGCTCTGCGCCACCGAGCACCGGACCACGGGCGGCGTGCGGATCGCGGTCAAGGGCGCGCCCGAGGCGGTGCTCGCGCGGTGCAGCCACGCGCTCGGTGACGGAGGCGCGACGCCGCTCGACCCGGCGCTGCGGGAGCGCTGGCGACGCGCGAACGAGGCGGCCGCCGCGCGCGGGCTGCGGGTGATCGCGGTGGCCACCCGCGACGTCGATCGCGCGCTGACGGCCGACGAGGCCTACGCCGAGCTGACCCTGCTCGGGCTCGTCGGGCTGCTCGACCCCCCGCGGCCCACCGTGAAGCGCGCGCTCGACGCGGCGCGCGACGCGGGGGTGAAGGTCGTGGTCGCGACGGGCGATCAGGCGCCGACGGCGGCCGCGGTGGCCACGGCGGTCGGGCTTGCCGAGGGCGCGACCCTGCGCGTGATGGCGGGCGACGACATCCCCGAGCTCGACGCGCCTGACGCGAAGCACGGGGAGGTGCTCTCGGCGGACGTGATCGCCCGCGCGACGCCGGCCCAGAAGCTGCGGCTCCTCCGCCTGCACCAGCGCGCGGGCGCGGTCGTCGCGATGCTCGGTGACGGCGTCAACGACGCACCCGCGCTCCAGCAGGCGGACATCGGCGTCGCGATGGGCAAGCGCGGCACCCAGGTGGCCCGGCAGGCCGCCGACATGGTGCTCGAGGACGACGAGCTGGGGAGCGTGGTCGTCGCCATCGAGCAGGGGCGCGTGATCTTCCAGAACCTCCGCGCCTTCGTGGTCTACCTGCTCGGCTGCAACCTCGCCGAGATCTTCGTCATCGGCGTCGCGACCGCGATCGGGTGGCCGCTGCCCATCCTCCCGCTGCAGATCCTGTTCTTGAACCTCGTGACCGACGTCTTCCCCGCCCTCGCGCTCGGGGTCGGCGAGGGAGACCCCTCCGTGATGCGCGCGCCGCCGCGAGCTCCCAACGAGGCCTTCCTGACGCGTCGCCACTGGAGCGCGATCGGCGCGCACGCCGCCGCTCTCACGCTCGCGGTGCTGGTCGCCTACGGGCTCGGCCTCTCCGTGCTCGGGCTCGACGTCGCGGGGGCGCGCACGATGGCGTTCGCCACGCTGGGCTTCGGGCAGGTCTGGCACGTCTTCGACATGGCGGACCCGCGGGCGCCGCTGCTCCGCAACGACGTCACGCGCAACCGCTTCGTGTGGGGCGCGGTCGGCCTCTGCGTCGGCCTGATCCTCACCGCGGTGCTCGCCCCCGGGCTGCGCGATCTCCTGAGCGCCGCGCCGATCCCGGCCGCCGCGTGGGCCACGACGCTCGCGCTCAGCGTCCTGCCCCTCACCCTGATCCAGGCGGCCCGGACAGCCCGGCGGCGATCAGCTCGAGCAGCTCGCGCGTGA
- a CDS encoding universal stress protein, producing MAIILCPTDFSPASERALQYAVDRFGADDVELRVLHVDDVPRRHGWEPSLERSLRQSWQERLDALLRAHEGRARLTAATARGHAAEEILAHAEEIDASMIVMATRGRPALERLFLGAVTRKVVRGAHVPVLTLDPGARVGPVRRVLCPVDLSAPSAAVVAEAVRVAALWEARVHLLYVHGLPREGMFADGTGFVDPKLVEVLRQTVRRDLARFREQHGGASVVDARVVEGVPHVEILRAIDESEADLVVVGSHGHSGLMRWVLGSVAERLIRLAPVPVLTVRGGAPDADD from the coding sequence ATGGCCATCATCCTCTGCCCCACCGACTTCTCCCCCGCCTCCGAGCGCGCCCTCCAGTACGCCGTCGACCGCTTCGGGGCCGACGACGTCGAGCTCCGCGTGCTGCACGTCGACGACGTGCCCCGCCGCCACGGCTGGGAGCCATCGCTCGAGAGATCGCTCCGCCAGAGCTGGCAAGAGCGCCTCGACGCCCTGCTCAGGGCGCACGAGGGCCGCGCGCGGCTCACCGCGGCCACCGCGCGCGGCCACGCGGCGGAGGAGATCCTCGCTCACGCCGAGGAGATCGACGCCTCGATGATCGTGATGGCGACGCGGGGGCGCCCCGCGCTCGAGCGGCTCTTCCTCGGCGCGGTCACCCGGAAGGTCGTGCGCGGCGCTCACGTCCCGGTGCTGACCCTCGATCCGGGGGCGCGCGTCGGTCCGGTGCGGCGTGTGCTGTGTCCGGTCGACCTCTCCGCCCCGTCGGCCGCGGTGGTGGCCGAGGCGGTCCGCGTCGCGGCCCTCTGGGAGGCGCGCGTGCACCTCCTCTACGTGCACGGTCTGCCCCGCGAGGGGATGTTCGCGGACGGGACCGGCTTCGTGGATCCGAAGCTCGTCGAGGTCCTCCGCCAGACCGTGCGACGGGACCTGGCGCGCTTCCGAGAGCAGCACGGCGGGGCGTCGGTGGTCGACGCCCGCGTCGTCGAGGGCGTGCCGCACGTCGAGATCCTCCGCGCGATCGACGAGAGCGAGGCCGATCTCGTGGTGGTGGGCTCGCACGGGCACAGCGGCCTGATGCGCTGGGTCCTCGGCAGCGTGGCCGAGCGGCTGATCCGTCTCGCGCCGGTCCCGGTCTTGACGGTCCGAGGGGGCGCGCCCGATGCCGACGACTGA
- the acsA gene encoding acetate--CoA ligase — translation MPTTEPRTEPSRASLAPPGDPWAEPRAALDGLPGGGLNIAHEALLRHADDAVAIRWLGKGGAREEISYAALAARTAQLANALEGLGLAPGSRVFTLAGRVPELWVTALGALRARMVFCPLFSAFGPEPIRVRLEQGDARVLVTTRRLYERKVAAIRASLPRLEHVVLIDGEADGCHAWATLLDGQPETHAIAPTDPEDPALLHFTSGTTGTPKGALHVHGAVVMHHYSGRAALDLHDGDVFWCTADPGWVTGTSYGIIAPLTHHATLVVDEAEMDVERWYRILEEERVQVWYTAPTAIRMLMRAGDDLARDRDLSALRFAASVGEPLDAEAVRWGERVLGQPFHDNWWQTETGGILIANPPGEPVEPGSMGRPLPGVEVAIVREEGGVITPITEPDVEGELAIRPGWPSMMRAYVNAPERYTASFRDGWYLTGDLARRDLNGQLWFVGRADDLIKSAGHLIGPFEVESGLVEHPAVAEAAAIGLPDSVAGQIVKAFITLHQGHEDDEALRRDVMAFARRRLGAVVAPRALEVVAELPKTRSGKIMRRLLRARELGLPEGDTSTLESGSLESSSLESGSLESRRAP, via the coding sequence ATGCCGACGACTGAGCCGAGGACTGAGCCGAGCCGAGCGTCACTCGCGCCGCCCGGCGATCCGTGGGCGGAGCCGCGCGCGGCGCTCGACGGCCTGCCGGGCGGTGGCCTCAACATCGCGCACGAGGCGCTGCTGCGGCACGCCGACGACGCCGTCGCGATCCGTTGGCTGGGCAAGGGCGGCGCGCGCGAGGAGATCTCCTACGCGGCGCTGGCCGCCCGCACTGCGCAGCTCGCCAACGCGCTCGAAGGCCTCGGCCTCGCGCCTGGCAGCCGCGTCTTCACCCTCGCGGGGCGGGTCCCGGAGCTCTGGGTGACCGCGCTCGGCGCGCTGCGCGCCCGCATGGTCTTCTGCCCGCTCTTCAGCGCGTTCGGGCCCGAGCCCATCCGCGTGCGGCTCGAGCAGGGCGACGCCCGCGTGCTCGTGACGACGCGGCGGCTGTACGAGCGCAAGGTGGCCGCGATCCGCGCGTCGCTGCCGCGCCTCGAGCACGTCGTGCTGATCGACGGTGAGGCGGACGGCTGCCACGCGTGGGCCACGCTCCTCGACGGCCAGCCCGAGACGCACGCCATCGCGCCGACCGACCCCGAGGATCCCGCGCTGCTCCACTTCACGAGCGGGACGACAGGTACTCCGAAGGGCGCGCTCCACGTGCACGGCGCGGTCGTCATGCATCACTACAGCGGTCGGGCGGCGCTCGACCTGCACGACGGCGACGTCTTCTGGTGCACCGCGGACCCGGGCTGGGTCACCGGCACGTCCTACGGGATCATCGCGCCGCTCACCCACCACGCGACGCTCGTCGTCGACGAGGCGGAGATGGACGTCGAGCGCTGGTACCGGATCCTCGAGGAGGAGCGCGTCCAGGTCTGGTACACGGCGCCCACCGCGATCCGCATGCTCATGCGGGCCGGCGACGACCTCGCGCGGGATCGCGATCTGTCGGCGCTCCGCTTCGCGGCCAGCGTGGGCGAGCCGCTCGACGCGGAGGCGGTGCGGTGGGGCGAGCGGGTCCTGGGCCAACCCTTCCACGACAACTGGTGGCAGACGGAGACGGGCGGGATCCTGATCGCCAACCCCCCGGGGGAGCCGGTCGAGCCGGGCTCGATGGGTCGGCCGCTCCCCGGCGTGGAGGTGGCCATCGTGCGCGAGGAGGGAGGCGTGATCACGCCGATCACCGAGCCCGACGTCGAGGGAGAGCTGGCGATCCGCCCGGGCTGGCCTTCGATGATGCGCGCCTACGTCAACGCGCCCGAGCGCTACACGGCGAGCTTCCGCGACGGCTGGTACCTGACGGGTGACCTGGCGCGGAGAGACCTCAACGGGCAGCTCTGGTTCGTCGGGCGCGCCGACGACCTCATCAAGAGCGCGGGCCACCTGATCGGCCCCTTCGAGGTGGAGAGCGGGCTGGTCGAGCACCCGGCGGTGGCGGAGGCGGCGGCGATCGGCCTCCCCGACTCGGTGGCCGGACAGATCGTCAAGGCGTTCATCACGTTGCATCAGGGTCATGAAGACGACGAGGCGCTGCGGCGCGACGTGATGGCGTTCGCGCGTCGTCGGCTCGGCGCGGTGGTCGCGCCCCGCGCGCTCGAGGTCGTGGCGGAGCTGCCCAAGACGCGGAGCGGCAAGATCATGCGGCGTCTCCTGCGCGCGCGTGAGCTGGGGCTGCCCGAGGGCGACACGTCGACGCTCGAGTCCGGCTCCCTCGAGTCCAGCTCCCTCGAGTCCGGCTCCCTCGAGTCAAGGCGGGCGCCATGA
- the pdhA gene encoding pyruvate dehydrogenase (acetyl-transferring) E1 component subunit alpha produces the protein MTGFDRAHGLELLHQMMRIRRLEERSAELYGLGKIRGFLHLYIGEEAVAVGAMQALGPEDAIVATYREHGQALARGIDAGAVMAEMYGKTNGCSRGRGGSMHLFSAPHRFYGGNAIVGGGFPLAVGLALAAKMQGQRSVVACFFGDGATAEGEFHESLNLAALWQLPVLFLCENNVYAMGTALERHQANREIVPKAAAHGLPAEKVDGMDVLEVERAVRYAADSVREQGTPRFLELSTYRFRAHSMFDPEHYRTKAEVAKAQERDPILLLTERLRAEGVTDEEREAIARSVEDEIETAVQMAEDGEWEPVEHLTRDVVTEEVGR, from the coding sequence ATGACCGGCTTCGATCGCGCGCACGGCCTCGAGCTGTTGCACCAGATGATGCGCATCCGGCGCCTCGAGGAGCGCTCGGCCGAGCTCTACGGGCTCGGCAAGATCCGCGGCTTCCTCCACCTCTACATCGGGGAGGAGGCGGTCGCGGTCGGGGCCATGCAGGCGCTCGGCCCCGAAGACGCCATCGTGGCCACCTACCGCGAGCACGGCCAGGCGCTCGCGCGTGGCATCGACGCGGGCGCGGTCATGGCCGAGATGTACGGCAAGACCAACGGCTGCTCGCGCGGGCGCGGCGGCTCGATGCATCTCTTCTCCGCGCCGCACCGCTTCTACGGCGGCAACGCGATCGTCGGCGGCGGCTTCCCGCTCGCGGTGGGCCTCGCGCTCGCGGCCAAGATGCAGGGGCAGCGCAGCGTCGTGGCGTGCTTCTTCGGGGACGGCGCCACCGCGGAGGGTGAGTTCCACGAGTCGCTCAACCTCGCGGCGCTGTGGCAGCTGCCCGTGCTCTTCCTCTGCGAGAACAACGTCTACGCGATGGGCACCGCGCTCGAGCGCCACCAGGCCAACCGCGAGATCGTGCCCAAGGCGGCCGCGCACGGCCTCCCCGCCGAGAAGGTCGACGGCATGGACGTGCTCGAGGTCGAGCGCGCCGTCCGCTACGCGGCCGACTCCGTGCGTGAGCAGGGCACGCCGCGTTTCCTCGAGCTGTCCACCTATCGCTTCCGCGCCCACTCGATGTTCGACCCCGAGCACTACCGGACCAAGGCCGAGGTGGCGAAGGCGCAGGAGCGCGATCCGATCCTGCTCCTGACCGAGCGCCTCCGGGCGGAGGGGGTGACCGACGAGGAGCGCGAGGCGATCGCGCGGAGCGTCGAGGACGAGATCGAGACCGCGGTGCAGATGGCGGAGGACGGCGAGTGGGAGCCGGTCGAGCACCTGACGCGCGACGTCGTGACCGAGGAGGTGGGGCGGTGA
- a CDS encoding pyruvate dehydrogenase complex E1 component subunit beta has translation MSESSYREAIRAAMTRAMNEDPRVFLMGEDVGRYGGAFAVSMGMLDELGPERIRDTPLSESAFVGAGIGAALGGMRPIVEVMTVNFSLLAMDQIVNGAATLRHMSGGQVSVPVLIRMATGAGKQVAAQHSHSWEGWYASVPGLKVLAAGTVQDAYDMVLAGLADPDPVVLFETMVLYASKGELVEGEAPADVWRAAVRREGKDVSLITYGSSLPKVLEAAARLEEEGVDAEVLDLRCLRPLDTEAILATVTKTHRAVVVDEGWRSVSLAAEVMARIAEGAFYELDAPLERVCAAEVPIPYPKHLEDAAVPQPDAIVHAARRTLARER, from the coding sequence GTGAGCGAGTCGAGCTATCGCGAGGCGATCCGCGCCGCGATGACCCGCGCGATGAACGAGGACCCGCGCGTCTTCCTGATGGGCGAGGACGTCGGCCGCTACGGGGGCGCGTTCGCGGTGAGCATGGGCATGCTCGACGAGCTGGGGCCGGAGCGGATCCGGGACACGCCGCTCTCGGAGAGCGCCTTCGTCGGCGCGGGGATCGGCGCGGCGCTCGGCGGGATGCGACCCATCGTCGAGGTGATGACCGTCAACTTCAGCCTCCTCGCGATGGATCAGATCGTCAACGGCGCCGCGACGCTCCGGCACATGTCGGGGGGACAGGTCTCCGTGCCCGTCCTGATCCGGATGGCGACCGGGGCGGGCAAGCAGGTCGCGGCGCAGCACTCGCACAGCTGGGAGGGGTGGTACGCGAGCGTGCCCGGGCTGAAGGTGCTGGCGGCCGGCACCGTGCAAGACGCCTACGACATGGTGCTCGCGGGCCTCGCCGACCCGGACCCCGTCGTGCTCTTCGAGACGATGGTGCTCTACGCCTCGAAGGGAGAGCTCGTCGAGGGCGAGGCCCCGGCCGACGTGTGGCGCGCGGCCGTGCGGCGAGAGGGGAAGGACGTCAGCCTGATCACCTACGGCAGCTCGCTCCCCAAGGTCCTCGAGGCGGCCGCGCGGCTCGAGGAGGAGGGCGTCGACGCGGAGGTCCTCGATCTCCGCTGCCTGCGCCCGCTCGACACGGAGGCGATCCTCGCCACGGTCACGAAGACCCACCGCGCGGTGGTGGTCGACGAGGGCTGGCGGAGCGTGAGCCTCGCGGCGGAGGTGATGGCGCGGATCGCGGAGGGCGCCTTCTACGAGCTGGACGCGCCGCTCGAGCGCGTCTGCGCGGCGGAGGTCCCCATCCCATACCCGAAGCACCTCGAAGACGCGGCCGTCCCGCAGCCGGACGCCATCGTGCACGCGGCCCGCCGCACCCTCGCGCGGGAGCGCTAG
- a CDS encoding dihydrolipoamide acetyltransferase family protein, whose product MPSLGAGMEEGVLAAWRCAVGDHVDRGQIVAEVETEKGLIDVETFHAGTVRALLVEPGTKVPVGTPLAEIDAAERSTPAQPTASASPSPETVSSERAADTGDVRATPGARQLARREGVDVRTVAPSGRHGTVTREDVASATPPPGPARARISPAARRRAEALGVDVASLRPGPDGAVHLEQVESAPPTEPKRGAATGMRRAIASAMSRSKREIPHYYLSHTVDLGAAVAWMEARNEARGLEGRLVVGALLLAAATRALKKVPELNARWTGESAPPLEGVNLGVAIALRGGGLVAPALVDAHALDLDALMTRLTDLVERARRGSLRSSELSAPTITVTSLGDRGVETVFGVIHPPQVAMVGVGKVVSRPWVVDGDVVARPTVTVSLAADHRVSDGHRGGLYLAEIERLLLHPEDL is encoded by the coding sequence ATGCCATCGCTCGGCGCGGGCATGGAGGAGGGCGTGCTCGCCGCGTGGCGCTGCGCGGTCGGGGACCACGTCGACCGTGGGCAGATCGTGGCCGAGGTGGAGACCGAGAAGGGGCTCATCGACGTCGAGACCTTTCACGCGGGCACGGTCCGGGCGCTCCTGGTCGAGCCGGGCACGAAGGTGCCGGTGGGGACGCCGCTGGCCGAGATCGACGCCGCGGAGAGATCGACGCCCGCGCAGCCGACGGCCTCGGCTTCCCCGAGCCCGGAGACGGTCTCGAGTGAGAGGGCGGCCGATACAGGAGACGTGCGAGCCACGCCCGGCGCGCGGCAGCTCGCGCGCCGCGAGGGGGTCGACGTCCGGACCGTCGCGCCCAGCGGCAGGCACGGCACGGTGACGCGCGAGGACGTCGCCTCCGCCACGCCCCCACCCGGACCGGCGCGCGCGCGGATCTCACCCGCGGCGAGGCGTCGCGCGGAGGCGCTCGGGGTGGACGTCGCCTCGCTCCGCCCCGGACCCGACGGCGCGGTGCACCTCGAGCAGGTCGAGTCCGCGCCGCCCACGGAGCCGAAGCGCGGAGCGGCCACGGGCATGCGCCGCGCCATCGCCTCTGCGATGTCCCGGAGCAAGCGCGAGATCCCGCACTACTACCTGAGCCACACCGTCGACCTCGGGGCTGCGGTCGCGTGGATGGAGGCGCGCAACGAGGCGCGTGGGCTCGAGGGGAGGCTCGTCGTGGGCGCCCTCCTGCTCGCGGCGGCGACCCGCGCGCTGAAGAAGGTGCCCGAGCTCAACGCGCGCTGGACCGGAGAGAGCGCGCCGCCGCTCGAGGGCGTGAACCTCGGCGTGGCCATCGCGCTGCGCGGCGGCGGCCTCGTCGCCCCGGCCCTCGTCGACGCGCACGCGCTGGATCTCGACGCCCTCATGACGCGGCTGACCGATCTCGTGGAGCGCGCCCGGCGCGGCTCGCTCCGCAGCTCCGAGCTGTCCGCGCCCACCATCACCGTGACCAGCCTCGGAGATCGCGGCGTCGAGACCGTCTTCGGCGTGATCCATCCGCCACAGGTGGCGATGGTCGGCGTGGGCAAGGTCGTCTCGCGCCCCTGGGTGGTGGACGGCGACGTGGTGGCGCGCCCCACCGTCACCGTGTCCCTCGCCGCCGATCACCGCGTGAGCGACGGACACCGCGGCGGGCTCTACCTCGCCGAGATCGAGCGCCTGCTCCTGCACCCGGAGGACCTGTGA
- a CDS encoding phosphopantetheine-binding protein, translating into MTRDEIERVFTRALLDIAPDADTSSLDPEASLRDELDIDSMDLLALARRLHEALGVTIPERDYVHIDSLRGAVDYLAAALSTRG; encoded by the coding sequence GTGACCCGAGACGAGATCGAGCGCGTCTTCACCCGCGCCCTCCTGGACATCGCGCCCGACGCCGACACGTCGTCCCTCGACCCGGAGGCGAGCCTGCGCGACGAGCTCGACATCGACTCGATGGACCTGCTCGCGCTCGCGCGCCGCCTCCACGAGGCGCTCGGCGTGACCATCCCGGAGCGCGACTACGTGCACATCGACTCGCTCCGCGGCGCCGTCGACTACCTCGCGGCCGCGCTCTCCACGCGGGGATGA
- a CDS encoding DUF2238 domain-containing protein: MTTRGAFVPAACLFVYLAAWIGLAIEPRSRATWALENVLSLAAVITLVATHRRFRFSDRAYVEATALLLLHTVGSHYEYSHVPAGDWLRDALALSRNHYDRLVHFAFGLLAHRGCAELTRRASPAAWRVVPVAILVAVSALYEIVEWLAAITVDPAAGTAFVGVQGDPWDAQKDMALAALGAVAAAIAQRRAE, translated from the coding sequence ATGACGACCCGGGGAGCGTTCGTCCCCGCCGCCTGCCTGTTCGTCTACCTCGCGGCGTGGATCGGACTGGCCATCGAGCCTCGCTCGCGCGCGACGTGGGCGCTCGAGAACGTCCTCTCCCTCGCGGCGGTGATCACGCTCGTCGCCACGCACCGACGCTTCCGCTTCTCCGACCGCGCGTATGTGGAGGCCACCGCCCTCCTCCTGCTGCACACCGTGGGCAGCCACTACGAGTACTCGCACGTCCCTGCCGGCGACTGGCTTCGCGACGCCCTCGCGCTCTCCCGCAACCACTACGACCGGCTCGTGCACTTCGCGTTCGGGCTCCTCGCCCATCGCGGCTGCGCGGAGCTGACGCGGCGCGCCTCGCCCGCCGCCTGGCGCGTCGTCCCCGTGGCCATCCTCGTCGCGGTGTCCGCGCTCTACGAGATCGTCGAATGGCTGGCGGCGATCACCGTCGACCCTGCGGCCGGGACGGCGTTCGTCGGGGTGCAGGGAGATCCCTGGGACGCGCAGAAGGACATGGCGCTCGCGGCGCTCGGCGCGGTGGCCGCGGCGATCGCCCAGCGTCGCGCCGAATGA
- a CDS encoding wax ester/triacylglycerol synthase family O-acyltransferase: MGRLSDVDRAWLRMEHPANLMMVTGVLTFDAPLDMDRLRETLEARLALFPRFRQRIEGRRWVDVEGFALGDHLHHIPLPPPADRALLRRRIGALISTPLDPDGPLWRLTVLENPDGRTVLVARIHHCIADGFALMFVLLGLTDAGPDAEPRRTSSEEPPRRGSPLRRALQALRRASGDALRARAVEMSGDLWRLLTLSSQPRTRLRGRLGPSKRAAWSAPVPLSEVKAIGRALGGTVNDVLMTAVAGAFRRYLIAHGEDPAELRCAVPVNLRRPSEMRRLGNHFGLVFVELPLQLATPGARFDALKRHMDRLKRSPEALVLWQVMRITGAAPRLFEDLVVRILGAKTSMVLTNVPGPREPRYLAGERIQTIMFWVPQAGRVGLGVSIFSYAGQVRLGLSVDARLVHDPERVLEAFESELEALAELGGAVIGSDPAGPTAPSPPPR; the protein is encoded by the coding sequence ATGGGACGACTCTCCGACGTCGACCGCGCGTGGCTGCGCATGGAGCATCCGGCCAACCTGATGATGGTGACCGGCGTGCTCACCTTCGACGCGCCGCTCGACATGGACCGCCTGCGCGAGACGCTGGAGGCGAGGCTCGCGCTCTTCCCGCGGTTTCGTCAGCGGATCGAGGGGCGCCGCTGGGTGGACGTGGAGGGCTTCGCGCTCGGCGATCACCTGCACCACATCCCGCTGCCGCCGCCCGCGGATCGCGCGCTGCTGCGGCGGCGGATCGGCGCGCTGATCTCGACGCCCCTCGACCCCGACGGGCCGCTCTGGCGGTTGACGGTCCTGGAGAACCCGGACGGTCGGACGGTGCTGGTCGCGCGCATCCACCACTGCATCGCGGACGGCTTCGCGCTCATGTTCGTCTTGCTCGGGCTGACCGACGCGGGGCCGGATGCGGAGCCACGCCGGACATCGAGCGAGGAGCCGCCCCGCCGCGGCTCCCCGCTGCGCCGCGCGCTCCAGGCCCTGCGGCGGGCCTCCGGAGACGCCCTGCGCGCGCGCGCCGTCGAGATGAGCGGCGATCTCTGGCGTCTGCTCACCCTCTCGAGTCAGCCGCGGACCCGGCTCCGCGGACGGCTGGGCCCGAGCAAGCGCGCGGCGTGGTCGGCGCCCGTGCCGCTCTCCGAGGTCAAGGCCATCGGCCGGGCGCTGGGCGGCACGGTGAACGACGTCCTGATGACGGCGGTGGCCGGCGCGTTCCGGCGCTACCTGATCGCCCACGGAGAGGATCCAGCCGAGCTTCGCTGCGCCGTCCCGGTGAACCTGCGCCGCCCCTCCGAGATGCGTCGCCTCGGCAACCACTTCGGGCTGGTCTTCGTGGAGCTCCCGCTCCAGCTCGCGACGCCGGGCGCGCGCTTCGACGCGCTGAAGCGGCACATGGATCGGCTCAAGCGCAGCCCCGAGGCCCTCGTGCTCTGGCAGGTGATGCGCATCACGGGCGCGGCGCCGCGTCTCTTCGAGGACCTCGTGGTGCGGATCCTCGGCGCCAAGACCTCGATGGTGCTCACCAACGTGCCCGGGCCGCGCGAGCCGCGCTACCTCGCGGGGGAGCGCATCCAGACGATCATGTTCTGGGTGCCGCAGGCCGGCCGCGTCGGGCTCGGGGTGAGCATCTTCAGCTACGCGGGCCAGGTCCGGCTCGGGCTGAGCGTCGACGCGCGGCTGGTGCACGATCCGGAGCGCGTGCTCGAGGCGTTCGAGTCCGAGCTCGAGGCGCTGGCCGAGCTCGGCGGCGCCGTCATCGGCTCGGACCCAGCCGGCCCCACCGCACCGTCTCCGCCGCCCCGCTGA